Part of the Prosthecobacter debontii genome is shown below.
CCCAGTGAGACTCCCTCTTGAGTGATCGGATTATCGGACGGTAACTGCACTTGGGGTAACCGGCGGCTGATCTTGAGAGGAAGGGGATGGGTGCTAGTCGGTGCGGGCAGCGCATCATGTGCACTCATGTTTTCCGTCGGCTGATAGAGATCATAGCGCACTGACTCGAGCGAGAATGCCTTGGAAATATTGGCCCGCAGTTTGGGCACCAGGGGATCTCCGCTGCGGGAATGGGTGCTATGGCCCTCGTTCGCTAAGTCGATGCCCTGAAGGATCTGGGCAGAATCAAGCTGCAATTTGATCGTGACAGGGCCACCGCCTTGAAAGTCCACTGGGATTTCGACCGGCACCGTGTTGGGACTCTTGGCGAGATGAAAGGAGTAGCCGCTCAGTTCTTTCCCCGGCTGTCTCCAACGGCCTTCGATCGCCATGTAAACATAGCCCCCCTGCCAACCCCAATGCAGACCGCAGACGTTGGGGTGCAGTGGATGATCTGGCGGCAGAAGGTTTGGATCCGCTTTATCCTGCGGTTCAGGGACGCCCACGACGAATCGCACAGCTTTGAAGCGAGAGGCGGGGATTCCATCTGCTTGGGCCACGAAACGTTTTTGCCCCAGGCTGTAATAGGCAAACCAATCCCTCGATTCCAACCATGAGCCGTCTACGTGCTGAAGAGCTAGGCCTGAGACTAGAAAATCCAGTCTCTCCAAAGACTCCATGTGGGAATCCGCAACGCCCTGAATGAGCGGCTCAGGCTGGATTTCCAAGTGCATCACCTGGGCGTGCAAGACCCCGAGGGAGAGCCCCCCTAGAGCCAGCAGGTATCGCAAGGCTTGGAACATCATTGAATTTGATTCTCGAATTTGAAAACAATTGCAATAATGATACGGAATGCTGTGGCTTCTATAGGGAAGATGTAAAATCCCTGTAAATTTCAGACGGCAATTCGCCTGTGTTGCGGAGGTTTACCTAATGACCTCAAATCGCCGTCAGCGAGAAAATAACCCGCTGTAGGCCCGATCGTTCTTCTTCCTGTCTCTCTACCGCACAACTCAGGAGGCGTTCCATCATCTCGCATTCGATCTCTCGAATCAGCGGATAAAGCTTCATGAGTTCCAGATAGGGACAATGGTAATCAACGATTCGGAGGCCACCTGTACCGCTGACTTCCACCACGGACATATTGCCATCCCCGCTGCGGAGTCGGCTCAAGACCAAAGCCTTGTTTTCCAGTCCCTCTTCCTTTTCCAGGCGTCTGGCATAACGATCCGCTCGCGACGCAAAGAAGGCGTAGAGCAATTTTTCGGGAGCTGTGGCGCCAAACAATCGTTCTGCATGGAAAAGCATTTCCAGTAAATGCTCGGCGGTTGCTGAAGGAAACAACGGATCCAGTTTATGCGTAAGACGGTAGATCTTCTCGGGACGGCCATGCGGGACAGGATGCCTCCAGCTATCCAAGTAGCCCTTCTCTGTGAGGGCGTCACAGTGCTGCTTGACCCCCATGTAACTCATCTT
Proteins encoded:
- a CDS encoding helix-turn-helix transcriptional regulator — its product is MIFSILRDIMHSPVVDIILHLKQSPGMTVKELCAVMKMSYMGVKQHCDALTEKGYLDSWRHPVPHGRPEKIYRLTHKLDPLFPSATAEHLLEMLFHAERLFGATAPEKLLYAFFASRADRYARRLEKEEGLENKALVLSRLRSGDGNMSVVEVSGTGGLRIVDYHCPYLELMKLYPLIREIECEMMERLLSCAVERQEEERSGLQRVIFSLTAI